The genomic DNA GCGGCGATGGCCACGCATCTGTTCCACCGGAGCCGTCGATGAAGATCCTTGCCCCCGCCGTACTGCTCCTCGTGTCCGCGTGCGCGACCGTACCCAGCGGCACCGCCGAGCGCGGCGATCGCGTGCCGATCCCGTTCACCGGCGCCGGGCTAGAGCGCGTGATCGGCCAGGATGCCGCGGCGCTGACCCGGCTGTTCGGCACTCCCAACGCCGACGTCCGCGAAGGCACCGCCCGAAAGCTCCAGTTCCAGAGCCGCATCTGCGTGCTCGACACGTACCTTTATCTCAAGGGCTCGGCCGAACCGCGCGTTACCTATGTCGATGCCCGGCAGGCCGATGGCAGCGCGATCGATCGCGCCAGCTGCGTCGCGGCGCTCACCCGCCGCGAAGGCGGGAAATAGCCCAGCTCGCGGCTTCCGCAACGACCGGGTCGGGATCGTTCGCCAGCCGTTCGACCACCGGCAGCAACGCGACATCATCGCTGTTGCCGGCGGCGATCAGGCAATTGCGCACCATCCGGTCGCGCCCGATACGCTTGATCGGGGATCCGGCGAACACTTGCCGAAAGTCCGCATCGTCCAGCGCGAGTAGATCGGCGAGCCGCGGCGCGGCCAGCTCCGCGCGCGCGGCAAAAGCCTGGTTCGCCCGCGCGGTGGCGGCAAATTTGTTCCACGGGCATACCGCCAGGCAATCGTCGCAGCCATAAATGCGGTTGCCGATCGCGGCGCGGAATTCTTGCGGGATCGGCCCGGCATGTTCGATCGTCAGATACGAGATACAGCGCCGCGCATCGAGCCGGTACGGCGCCGGAAAGGCATCCGTCGGGCAAGCGCGCTGGCAGGCGTCGCACGATCCGCAGCTATCCCGCCCCGAGGCGTCAGGTATCAGATCGAGCGTGGTGTAAATCGCGCCAAGGAACAGCCAGCTGCCATCGATGCGACTGACGAGGTTGGTGTGCTTGCCCTGCCAGCCCAGCCCGGCCGCTTCGGCCAGCGGCTTTTCCATCACCGGCGCGGTATCGACGAACACTTTCAAGTCGCACGGCGCTTCGCTCACCAGCCAGCGGGCGAGCGCCTTCAGCGCCTTCTTCACCACGTCGTGATAATCGGCGCCTTGCGCATAGGTCGAAATGCGCCCGATCGCCCCCTCCCCTGCCAGCCGCAGTGGATCCTCGGCCGGGGCGTAACTCATGCCGAGCGAGATCACGCTACGCACCTCGGGCCATAGCGCAGCCGGTGCTTCGCGATGATGCGCGCGTGCCTCCATCCAGATCATGTCGCCGTGGCATCCTTCGGCAAGCCACTTGCGCAGCCGCTCGCCCGCGCGCGGTGCGGCATCGGCGCGCGCGACCCCGCATGCTGCGAAGCCGAGCGCCGTCGCTTGCGCCTTCAGCTTCGCTTCGAGGTTGTCTTGCGCCATCGCGGCCCGCTACCACGAGCGAGCGTGCGAAGGCACGTTCTGCGTTCTCCGTCCGGGCGAACCGATGCAACAAGGATAATGTCGCTGTCCGAACCCGCCATCACCGCCACCGGCCTGGTGAAGCGCTTCGGCGACCGGCGCGTCGTCGACGGCGTCGACCTCGTCGTGCCGAGAGGCTCCGTATATGGCGTGCTCGGTCCTAACGGCGCGGGCAAGACGACGACGCTGCGGATGCTGCTCGGCATCATCGAGCCCGACAGCGGCAGCCGCACGTTGTTCGGCGCGAGCCACCCGCGTGAGGCGAGCGATCGCGTCGGCTATCTTCCCGAAGAACGCGGGCTCTATCCGGCGATGAAGGCACGTGAGGCAATCGCCTTCATGGGCGCGCTCCGGGGCCTGCCGTGGCGCGAGGGCCGCGCGCGGGCGGGCGAGCTGCTCGAAGCTGCCGGCATCGGCCATGCGACGGACCAGAAGATCCGCAAGCTCTCCAAGGGTATGGCCCAGCTCGTGCAGCTGCTCGGCTCGGTCGTCCATCAGCCTGATCTGCTGGTGCTCGACGAGCCGTTCTCTGGCCTAGATCCGGTCAATCAGGAACGGCTCGAAGCGCTGATCCTCGCCGAGCGTGATCGCGGCGCAACGATCTTGTTCTCCACCCACGTCATGGCGCACGCGCAGCGGCTGTGTGACCGGCTGGCGATCATCGCAGGCGGCAAGCGCCGCTTCGAGGGTACGGTGGACGAAGCGCGTGGCACACTCCCGCAGCAGGTCCATTACGTGCCGCACTTCCCCGACGCGGATCTGCGCGCGCAGTTGCCTGCGGACGCGCAGTCCGAAGGCGACGGTTGGCGGTTCGAACTGCCGCGCGACGGGATCGAGGAATTGCTCAAGCGGCTGATCGACGCCGGATACGGCATTTCCGGCCTTTCGATCGAACGACCGGGGCTCCACGAGGCATTCGTGCGCATCGTCGGCCAGGCCTCAGCGGAGAAGGCCGCATGAGCGCCAAACCTAGCGGCAACATCCGCCGCCGCCTGCGCCAGACGATGACGATCGCGCGGCGCGATTTCATCGCGACCGTCTTCACCCCGATATTTCTTCTATTCCTCTTTGCGCCCGTCATCATGGTATCGTTCGGTGCCGTCGGCGGGCTGGGCGCGGCGAGCGTCACGGCCGGATCGGCCGAGAAGGAACGGCTGGTGGTCATCGCCGCCGCACGCGAAGCATCGGCGCTGGTCACTGCTGATAAGGCACTACGCGGGCTGTTCGGGGCAGAAGCCCGTCCTCCCGAGCTCGAAATTCGCGCCCCGGCCGGCAACGTCGCAGTGCAGGCGCGCGCCGCGCTCGATTCGCGCGAGGTCGATGTCGAGGCAGTGATGAGCGGGCCGCTTGAGGCGCCGCAGATCCTCTACGGCAAGAGCAGCCGCCCCGCGCGCTATCTCGCGACGCTTGCGGAACAGGCGCTGCGTATCGATCGCACCGGTCCGGCCCCGCTCAGTACCGCGACGCTCACCCGTACCACCCGCAGCGCGCCGTCGCTCGGCGGGCGCAACGCCTCGGCCTTTCTGGCGGTGTTCGGCATCTTCTTTCTCACGCTGTTCCTGTCCGGCCAGGTGGTCGGAACGATGGCGGAGGAGCGCAACAACAAGGTGATCGAGGTGCTCGCCGCGGCCGTTCCTTTGGAAAGCGTGTTCCTCGGCAAGTTGCTCGGCATGTTCGGCGTCGCCGTGCTCTTCGTCGCCTTTTGGGGCACCATCGCCAGCCAGATCGGCGCGCTGATTCCGGTAGGAACGAACCTGTCGGAGCTGACACCTGCGATTGGCTTCGGCCCCTTCGCGCTCCTATTCGCGGCATACTTCACCACCGCGTATCTGCTGCTCGGCTCGGTATTCCTCGGCGTCGGCGCGCAGGCTTCGACGATGCGCGAGATTCAGATGCTGTCGCTACCGATCACCATCCTGCAGGTCGGCATGTTCGCGCTCGCCTCCGGCGCCGCATCGAACCCTGACAGCTGGGTGGCGACCATCGCAGAGCTGTTCCCGCTCTCCTCGCCGTTCGCGATGGCGGGCCATGCGGCGAATTCGCCCGAGCTTTGGCCCCACATCGCGGCGCTCGCGTGGCAGCTGCTGTGGGTCGCGATCTTCATCATCGTGGGCGCGCGGCTGTTCCGTCGCGGCGTGCTCCAGTCCGACAGTCCGTCCAGCGCATGGAAGAGGCTGTTCAGCCGCACGCCGCGTCCAGTTGAACCCGCGACCTATTGACAAGATTGTCAGTTAGGTTTTCTCTCGCAACCGAAAAGAAACGGGAGAGAGAAAATGGCGACGCTTGCGAAGGACGCGTTTGAGGCCCCGACGGTCGATCCGCTCGACGTCAGCCGGTCGGAGCTTTATCTCAACGATACATGGCGTGAGCCCTTCATGCGGCTGCGGGCCGAAGCGCCGGTCCATTACGTGCGCGATTCGGAGTTTGGCCCCTATTGGTCGGTCTCCACGTACAAGCCGATCGTCGAAGTGGAATCGCTCCCCGATCTCTTTTCGTCCGAAGCCGGTGGGATCACGCTCGCCAATTTCGAGATGGGCGATCCCAATGCGGTGAAGATGCCGATGTTCATCGCGCGCGATCGTCCGGTTCACACAGCACAGCGCCGCACCGTCGCGCCAGCCTTCACCCCATCCGAGATGACGCGCCTGTCCGCCGAAATCCGACACCGCACCGCGGAAGTACTCGACACCCTGCCATGGGGCGAGGAATTCGACTGGGTCGATACCGTTTCGATCGAGCTGACCACCGGCATGCTTGCGATCCTGTTCGACTTCCCGTGGGAAGATCGCCGCAAGCTGACCTTCTGGTCGGACTGGGCCGGCGACATCGAGATCATCAAGAACGAAGAATTGCGCCAGCAGCGACTGGTCCATTTGTTCGAATGCGGCACCTACTTCCGTCGGCTTTGGAACGAGCGGCTCGACAAACCGCGGCAGCCTGATCTCATCAGCATGATGGTCCATTCGGATGCGATGCGCGAAATGGACGATCACGAATTCCTCGGAAACCTGATCCTGCTGATCGTCGGCGGCAACGATACGACGCGCAACACCATGTCGGGCCTCGCTTACGGCCTCGACAAATATGCCGACCAGCGGACCAAGTTAGAGGCCGATCCGTCCCTGATCCCCAACGCCGTCAGCGAGATCATCCGCTGGCAGACCCCGCTCGCCCACATGCGCCGGACCGCGACCGCCGACACCGAACTGATGGGTCAGCAGATCAAGGCCGGTGACAAGCTTGCGATGTGGTACATCTCGGGCAATCGCGACGAGAGCGTGTTTGGCGAGGACGCCGACAAGCTGATCGTCGACCGCCCCAATGCCCGCCGCCACCTCGCGTTTGGCCACGGTATCCACCGCTGCGTCGGCGCTCGGCTTGCCGAATTGCAGATCGGTATTCTGCTCGAGGAAATGGCCAAGCGGCGGATGCGCGTGAACGTCACCGGAGAGCCCGAGCGCGTCGCGGCATGTTTTGTCCATGGTTATCGCAAGTTGCCGGTACAGCTCTCCAAGTATTGAACCGCCTCATATAGACGGCGGCGGGCCTTGCTCGCCGCCGTTTTGCGTTGTCGCCGGAACGCGCTATCTTGCTGTCGATCAAGCGGGGGCTTGCGATGGCGGACGGGATCGAAGCGGGCGCGGATGTGGTGAGCGGCGGGCTGTTCGCCCGCGCGGTCGAGCGGCCAGCCGGTGAGGCGCACGCCCAGCATGATCACCCCAGCGCCTGCCTCAATT from Sphingomonas radiodurans includes the following:
- a CDS encoding cytochrome P450; the encoded protein is MATLAKDAFEAPTVDPLDVSRSELYLNDTWREPFMRLRAEAPVHYVRDSEFGPYWSVSTYKPIVEVESLPDLFSSEAGGITLANFEMGDPNAVKMPMFIARDRPVHTAQRRTVAPAFTPSEMTRLSAEIRHRTAEVLDTLPWGEEFDWVDTVSIELTTGMLAILFDFPWEDRRKLTFWSDWAGDIEIIKNEELRQQRLVHLFECGTYFRRLWNERLDKPRQPDLISMMVHSDAMREMDDHEFLGNLILLIVGGNDTTRNTMSGLAYGLDKYADQRTKLEADPSLIPNAVSEIIRWQTPLAHMRRTATADTELMGQQIKAGDKLAMWYISGNRDESVFGEDADKLIVDRPNARRHLAFGHGIHRCVGARLAELQIGILLEEMAKRRMRVNVTGEPERVAACFVHGYRKLPVQLSKY
- the queG gene encoding tRNA epoxyqueuosine(34) reductase QueG; this translates as MAQDNLEAKLKAQATALGFAACGVARADAAPRAGERLRKWLAEGCHGDMIWMEARAHHREAPAALWPEVRSVISLGMSYAPAEDPLRLAGEGAIGRISTYAQGADYHDVVKKALKALARWLVSEAPCDLKVFVDTAPVMEKPLAEAAGLGWQGKHTNLVSRIDGSWLFLGAIYTTLDLIPDASGRDSCGSCDACQRACPTDAFPAPYRLDARRCISYLTIEHAGPIPQEFRAAIGNRIYGCDDCLAVCPWNKFAATARANQAFAARAELAAPRLADLLALDDADFRQVFAGSPIKRIGRDRMVRNCLIAAGNSDDVALLPVVERLANDPDPVVAEAASWAISRLRGG
- a CDS encoding ABC transporter permease, which translates into the protein MSAKPSGNIRRRLRQTMTIARRDFIATVFTPIFLLFLFAPVIMVSFGAVGGLGAASVTAGSAEKERLVVIAAAREASALVTADKALRGLFGAEARPPELEIRAPAGNVAVQARAALDSREVDVEAVMSGPLEAPQILYGKSSRPARYLATLAEQALRIDRTGPAPLSTATLTRTTRSAPSLGGRNASAFLAVFGIFFLTLFLSGQVVGTMAEERNNKVIEVLAAAVPLESVFLGKLLGMFGVAVLFVAFWGTIASQIGALIPVGTNLSELTPAIGFGPFALLFAAYFTTAYLLLGSVFLGVGAQASTMREIQMLSLPITILQVGMFALASGAASNPDSWVATIAELFPLSSPFAMAGHAANSPELWPHIAALAWQLLWVAIFIIVGARLFRRGVLQSDSPSSAWKRLFSRTPRPVEPATY
- a CDS encoding ABC transporter ATP-binding protein, with the protein product MSLSEPAITATGLVKRFGDRRVVDGVDLVVPRGSVYGVLGPNGAGKTTTLRMLLGIIEPDSGSRTLFGASHPREASDRVGYLPEERGLYPAMKAREAIAFMGALRGLPWREGRARAGELLEAAGIGHATDQKIRKLSKGMAQLVQLLGSVVHQPDLLVLDEPFSGLDPVNQERLEALILAERDRGATILFSTHVMAHAQRLCDRLAIIAGGKRRFEGTVDEARGTLPQQVHYVPHFPDADLRAQLPADAQSEGDGWRFELPRDGIEELLKRLIDAGYGISGLSIERPGLHEAFVRIVGQASAEKAA